One genomic window of Ziziphus jujuba cultivar Dongzao chromosome 4, ASM3175591v1 includes the following:
- the LOC112489204 gene encoding uncharacterized protein LOC112489204 isoform X2: MRGELWMKIQRVLSNKLWRKLEPGDHIYTWKGGNTKSYHALFLTKFREHTSTLASADPPQVVQDCTAFLLNYGASSDYYHFINNDEDFAMYCKTGLLVVDSIVFSRSWQTAFFLAVTTAVFLSLLQLAPATLTGLAARCLSVYYVSRLVSDIGARPNVIKIEAERLPVVDEILASGGLGRIEFLIDLFLRILMCAFAFFCLLLSLWSQTLPVLWTLACFILFYWAVFGKRLLSNKIQKKQMKPKDHIFVWRRN; this comes from the exons ATGAGAGGAGAGCTATGGATGAAGATTCAGAGGGTACTTTCAAACAAACTCTGGAGGAAACTGGAGCCTGGAGATCACATCTACACATGGAAGGGAGGCAATACAAAATCTTATCATG CTCTCTTCCTCACCAAATTCCGGGAACATACTTCCACCCTTGCCTCTGCCGATCCACCTCAAGTTGTTCAGGACTGTACGGCCTTCCTTCTCAACTATGGCGCCTCCAGTGACTATTACCACTTCATAAACAACGATGAAGACTTTGCAATGTATTGCAAAACAGGATTGCTAGTAGTAGACAGCATTGTTTTCAGCAGAAGTTGGCAAACAGCATTTTTCTTGGCTGTTACTACTGCTGTCTTTCTTTCCCTACTGCAACTTGCCCCTGCTACTTTAACTGGTCTGGCAGCTAGATGTCTCAGCGTTTACTATGTTTCTAGATTGGTTTCTGATATCGGAGCTCGTCCTAATGTTATCAAAATTGAAGCAGAGAGATTGCCAGTGGTTGATGAGATATTGGCTTCTGGTGGTTTGGGCCGTATTGAATTCTTAATTGACCTGTTCTTAAGAATACTAATGTGTGCTTTTGCCTTTTTTTGTTTGCTATTAAGTTTGTGGTCTCAGACTCTTCCAGTGCTCTGGACTCTAGCATGCTTCATACTTTTCTACTGGGCAGTATTTGGAAAA AGGCTGCTTTCTAATAAGATACAAAAGAAGCAAATGAAGCCTAAGGATCACATCTTCGTATGGAGGCGGAACTGA
- the LOC112489204 gene encoding protein LEAD-SENSITIVE 1-like isoform X1, translated as MRINTIHGILFACLYETPRIYIFDEKVIHFDCHGVVFSSIEDFLSCGDVDLFEYGVNPALFLTKFREHTSTLASADPPQVVQDCTAFLLNYGASSDYYHFINNDEDFAMYCKTGLLVVDSIVFSRSWQTAFFLAVTTAVFLSLLQLAPATLTGLAARCLSVYYVSRLVSDIGARPNVIKIEAERLPVVDEILASGGLGRIEFLIDLFLRILMCAFAFFCLLLSLWSQTLPVLWTLACFILFYWAVFGKRLLSNKIQKKQMKPKDHIFVWRRN; from the exons ATG CGTATAAACACTATTCATGGGATATTATTTGCCTGCTTGTATGAGACCCCaaggatatatatttttgatgagAAGGTGATCCACTTTGATTGTCATGGTGTGGTCTTTTCATCCATAGAAGATTTTCTTTCTTGTGGAGATGTTGATCTCTTTGAATATGGTGTCAATCCAGCTCTCTTCCTCACCAAATTCCGGGAACATACTTCCACCCTTGCCTCTGCCGATCCACCTCAAGTTGTTCAGGACTGTACGGCCTTCCTTCTCAACTATGGCGCCTCCAGTGACTATTACCACTTCATAAACAACGATGAAGACTTTGCAATGTATTGCAAAACAGGATTGCTAGTAGTAGACAGCATTGTTTTCAGCAGAAGTTGGCAAACAGCATTTTTCTTGGCTGTTACTACTGCTGTCTTTCTTTCCCTACTGCAACTTGCCCCTGCTACTTTAACTGGTCTGGCAGCTAGATGTCTCAGCGTTTACTATGTTTCTAGATTGGTTTCTGATATCGGAGCTCGTCCTAATGTTATCAAAATTGAAGCAGAGAGATTGCCAGTGGTTGATGAGATATTGGCTTCTGGTGGTTTGGGCCGTATTGAATTCTTAATTGACCTGTTCTTAAGAATACTAATGTGTGCTTTTGCCTTTTTTTGTTTGCTATTAAGTTTGTGGTCTCAGACTCTTCCAGTGCTCTGGACTCTAGCATGCTTCATACTTTTCTACTGGGCAGTATTTGGAAAA AGGCTGCTTTCTAATAAGATACAAAAGAAGCAAATGAAGCCTAAGGATCACATCTTCGTATGGAGGCGGAACTGA